One window of the Anticarsia gemmatalis isolate Benzon Research Colony breed Stoneville strain chromosome 21, ilAntGemm2 primary, whole genome shotgun sequence genome contains the following:
- the LOC142982401 gene encoding uncharacterized protein LOC142982401, with amino-acid sequence MPANKRTYQESEYDAENQMIEEALEVMRKQNDSSNDPYVAFGMHIAAKLRKYDATMFTRVKHSISTILYEADMELLNQSSTQEYNAENRRGYFTSQFTDLDSSSSNMGTGLTQLIHDLDTDVD; translated from the coding sequence ATGCCCGCTAACAAGAGGACATATCAAGAGTCAGAGTATGATGCTGAAAATCAAATGATAGAAGAAGCATTAGAAGTAATGCGAAAACAAAATGACAGTAGTAATGATCCTTACGTTGCTTTTGGCATGCACATAGCAGCCAAACTAAGAAAATATGATGCCACTATGTTTACGAGAGTCAAACATTCAATAAGTACTATACTATACGAAGCTGATATGGAGCTCCTCAATCAATCATCAACACAAGAATATAACGCTGAAAACAGACGAGGATATTTCACTTCACAGTTTACCGATCTTGACTCATCATCTAGTAACATGGGTACTGGCCTTACACAATTGATTCACGATTTAGACACGGATGTAGATTAA